The sequence TCGACGTCCTGGTGCAGGTCCAGGGACAGGGGACAGTGGCGAGCTGGTTCGAGCCTGACGACCGACGGGACACCGCGGTGTTCCAGCGCTTCGTGCAGCAGGCTCAACGTGGATGTCTTGCCGGTTGAGAAGCTCCCGCTGAGGAGCACCTTGGTCACGCCGTCGATCTTCATCGGCTCAGGTCGCTGCGAGTTGGCAGCGGCCGAGGAGGAACCGGGGAAACTCCCATGCCACTGGGTAGACGCCTTCCACCCCTGCATCGGGCATGGGTTCACTGAGCTCACTGATGTCCAGCCCGGCGCGGATCAGACCGTTGATGTAGGCGTTCAGCGGGCGGTGGGCGTGCGTGGTCCTGAGTTCCGAGTCGCGGGACAGCGAGGTCTGGAACGGCGCTTCGATCCACACTTCGTTTTCGTACCGGAACCAGCTCTCTTTGTCGTAGCGCCAGTATCGCGACCAGAAGCACGGATGTGGTACCGCGAAGACGAACTTGCCCCCAGGAGCGAGCAGTTTTGCGCACGCCGCGACCACGTCGTCGAACGAAGCTACGTTCTGTAGCAGCATGTTGGCGATGATCACGTCGAAGAGCTGGTCTCGTGAAGAGTCGGCAAGCAACTCTTCCACGGCCATTGCGCGGAACTCCACGTTTGGCAGCGGATCTCGCCGTCCTCTTGCGATCCTGACACTGGTGACGCTGGGATCAATGCCTACAAAAGCGGTTTCCGGATGTTCTGCGGCGAGCTGGGCAACGAAGGTGCCGGTGCCACAACCGGCATCGAGGACGCGGTGGCCGCCCTTGAGAGCGTCCCCGAGCAGGCTTGTCAACGACGGGAGAAGGATGTACCGGTAACTGAGGTCGCGTCCGCTCGCTATCAGTTCTTCGCGATGAGGCGCCAACTCGTCCCACTCGGCCGCCAGTCGGGCGCTGGCCTGAGCGCTTACCCTTTTCGCGCGATGTTGTCTCACTGGCACCGGTCCTGACTCCGATCGGCTGGTGATCCTGTTCCGGCGGCTACCTGCATTGGTGCTCCAAGATCCTCGTTACGTCTGTGAAGTCACGGTGATAGATATGCGCCGAAAGAATGTGGATGGTGATGGGGCCGACTTGGGCATCGACACGAGCTGCGATGTCACGGTGAAATGACGACAAGGCGACAATATTGCCGGGCTGGCTTGCGAAAACGTTCTGGCTGCGGTAGACGACGTTTGTGTGCAGAACTTCATTGCGGATCTTTGCGTCGTAAAGAGAGATGCAACTGAGCTCCTTGCTGCCGGGTGCGTGGAAGCCAATGGTAGCGGACTTTGTTTCGCGTTTCCAACGTAACCTGTCCACCAGCCAGGCGACTTGATTAATCCCTTCGTGATGGCTGAAGAGTGCCCCATAGCTCATCGTGTAGGGCGGAACGGTGGTGTCCGAGTGGTACTTGCGCATCATGAGGTCGATGCGTGCGGGTGAGGCTCCTGCGGCAATGAAGTCCTCGGCGGCACTCAGGCTTCCTGAAATGGTGACATTCAGTAACTCGCGGATTCCTATGCCGTCGTCGGTGATGTCCTGTCCGTGATTCATTACAGTGCTCAGGCAGTCGAGCCATGCGTCACACAGTTGGACGAACGGGTTGAGTCCGATTTGTGTTATGCGCACCTGATCGGGCAACATCGTCCGTTTTCCTCCTCAGATCCAATGGCTACGAACGATCGACCTGATTGGTTCGAATTCTGGCTTGCGTCGTGACCAGCGGTAGGAGTTGCCGAGGTCCACGGCGCGTTCGCCGGCGACCTGCCGGTGTATCGCGTCGGCAACGAGCCGCAGGTGGTGGGATGCGAAGTGCCACCAACCAGGCAGTGCTCTCAGTTCGAGGACCAGCTTGCTGCCGAACGTTTTCGGCAATGGGGCCTCTGCGAGGAGGCTGAGGTGATCCAGGAGGTGGTGGTAGTAGTACGGGCTGAGCCGGTCGCGCCGGTGGGTGACCTCCGTGTGGGTGAGTGGTCCTATCGTGCCGATGAGGTGCACCAGGCTCACCCGTTCTTCGAACACCTCGTCCAGCGGGTGGTTGTGGCTCAGTCCGGTGCCGTGGCGGAGCGCTTCCATCAGGATTTGGCGTGAGAAGGAGAAGTGCCCGGCCAAGCGCTCCACGTCGGCCTGCAAAGCGCCGACGGCCTCTTCGTGGGCTACGGTGCGACTCAAGCTGCCATCGTGTCCCAAATGGGTGAGGTCCAGTAATTGGCGAAGTGTCAGGCTAAGCCTGCTGACCGCGCTGCTGTTGTAGTGCTCGCGAATGGTGATCGACTCGCCCGGTTGGAGGTCGTCCCGTGCTGCACGAATAAAGCCGTCTGCTCCGGAGAAGCCTCGGATGAGTGCGAAGGGGCTTCGATTTATCAAAGCTTCGGTCCGCTCGGTCGCGTCTCCGTCGACCTCGGTCAACGACTTCACATCTCGGCTACCGTAGCGAGATTTTCCGTACTGATCGATCTTGTAATCCAGGTAGCCGCGAAAGTGACTTGTCGGATCTTCGACGTTCTCGCCGAGAAGGAAAAGAAGGTCGCCCGCTTCGACGCAGGGTAGGAGCTCCGTTATTGTGTCGGCCACCGTCTTGGATCGGTACGGATCGGCGCAATGTACAACGATTTTGTTGGCCAGGAGCAAAGCGGCCTCGATGTGTTGTCGCACCGGAGCTTCCGGCAGGCCTCGTCCGTAGAGACGCGCGTTGTGGATGTCGGAGATGGCAACGTAGAGACTCGTCGGCGGGAGGTCGCTGATCGTCAGGACCTGCTTGCGCGTTCGCTCGCCCAAGGTCGACGTCGCCGGATCGGCCTTGGGCAGGCTTGGCGGCGGTGCGAATTCCTGGTCCAGTGGCTGGGTGGCTCGCTTGATCCAGACGACGGTGGAGGTCTCTTTGTTTTCGACACGGATTGGCGCGAACTCGGCAGGGTCGATGGAGCCGTACCCAGGGCGGATGATCTTGTCGTAGAAGTCACTGGAG is a genomic window of Amycolatopsis lexingtonensis containing:
- a CDS encoding class I SAM-dependent methyltransferase, which encodes MTSLLGDALKGGHRVLDAGCGTGTFVAQLAAEHPETAFVGIDPSVTSVRIARGRRDPLPNVEFRAMAVEELLADSSRDQLFDVIIANMLLQNVASFDDVVAACAKLLAPGGKFVFAVPHPCFWSRYWRYDKESWFRYENEVWIEAPFQTSLSRDSELRTTHAHRPLNAYINGLIRAGLDISELSEPMPDAGVEGVYPVAWEFPRFLLGRCQLAAT
- a CDS encoding thymidylate synthase, translated to MLPDQVRITQIGLNPFVQLCDAWLDCLSTVMNHGQDITDDGIGIRELLNVTISGSLSAAEDFIAAGASPARIDLMMRKYHSDTTVPPYTMSYGALFSHHEGINQVAWLVDRLRWKRETKSATIGFHAPGSKELSCISLYDAKIRNEVLHTNVVYRSQNVFASQPGNIVALSSFHRDIAARVDAQVGPITIHILSAHIYHRDFTDVTRILEHQCR